In one window of Lampris incognitus isolate fLamInc1 chromosome 3, fLamInc1.hap2, whole genome shotgun sequence DNA:
- the marchf2 gene encoding E3 ubiquitin-protein ligase MARCHF2, protein MTTGECCHLPGSLCDCAGNTALSKSVEEAGSDGCQAQYVTQVTAKDGRLLSTVLKPLGTQSDGPICRICHEGGNAEGLLSPCDCTGTLGTVHKSCLEKWLSSSNTSYCELCHTEFSIERRPRPLTEWLRDPGPRNEKRTLFCDMVCFLFITPLAAISGWLCLRGAQDHLQLKSRLEAVGLIALTIALFTIYVLWTLVSFRYHCQLYSEWRRTNQKVRLLIPDAKGVHSTQHSLLSTKLMKKSADESIV, encoded by the exons ATGACAACAGGGGAGTGTTGCCACCTGCCTGGTTCACTGTGTGACTGTGCTGGCAACACAGCCTTGTCCAAAAGTGTGGAGGAAGCAGGCAGTGATGGATGCCAGGCCCAGTATGTCACCCAGGTCACAGCCAAAGATGGACGCCTTCTTTCCACTGTGCTTAAACCACTGGGAACACAGAG CGATGGCCCCATCTGCCGCATTTGCCATGAAGGAGGCAATGCTGAGGGTCTCCTTTCCCCCTGTGACTGCACGGGCACCCTGGGCACAGTGCACAAGAGCTGCTTGGAGAAATGGCTCTCCTCCTCCAACACCAGCTACTGTGAGCTCTGCCACACTGAGTTCAGTATTGAGCGCCGACCCAGACCCCTCACAGAG TGGCTGCGGGACCCCGGCCCCCGTAACGAGAAGAGAACACTATTCTGTGACATGGTGTGTTTCCTCTTCATTACACCCCTTGCAGCCATTTccggttggctgtgtctgcgtggCGCCCAGGACCACCTTCAGCTGAAGAGCAGGCTCGAGGCCGTAGGCCTCATTGCCCTGACCATCGCCCTCTTCACCATCTATGTCCTCTGGACTCTG GTATCTTTCCGCTACCACTGTCAGCTTTACTCCGAATGGAGGAGAACAAATCAGAAAGTCCGTCTGCTTATTCCAGATGCCAAGGGGGTTCACTCTACCCAGCATTCCTTGCTATCCACCAAGCTAATGAAGAAGTCTGCAGACGAGAGTATCGTATGA